The following coding sequences are from one Paenibacillus sp. JDR-2 window:
- the argF gene encoding ornithine carbamoyltransferase — protein MVDTVKEDLAASLKGRDFLMLLDYTPEEIRYLIDLAIDLKKKQKAGEVYQPLKGKTLGMIFEKSSTRTRVSFEVGIYQLGGQGLFLSGNDLQIGRGEPILDTAQVLSRYLDGIMIRTFAHRNVVELARGATIPVINGLTDLSHPCQALADYQTILEHKGRLEGLKLAYIGDGNNVVHSLMMGAAKLGVDISIATPEGYEPDADLLKQSIDNAKETGARIHLCRDPKEAIADADVVYSDVWASMGQESEQKDRELAFANFQVNEALAKYAKKDYLFMHCLPAHRGEEVSEGVIDGPHSIIFDQAENRLHAQKAIMAAIM, from the coding sequence ATGGTAGATACAGTAAAGGAAGATTTGGCGGCAAGCCTAAAAGGCCGGGATTTTCTTATGCTTCTGGATTACACGCCGGAAGAAATCAGGTACCTGATCGATCTTGCGATCGATTTGAAGAAGAAGCAGAAGGCTGGCGAGGTATATCAACCGCTGAAGGGCAAAACTTTGGGCATGATTTTTGAAAAATCGTCCACCCGTACCCGCGTATCGTTCGAGGTTGGCATCTACCAGCTGGGCGGCCAAGGGCTGTTCCTGAGCGGTAATGACCTGCAAATCGGCCGCGGCGAGCCGATTCTGGATACGGCGCAAGTGCTGTCTCGTTACCTTGACGGCATCATGATCCGTACGTTTGCTCACCGCAACGTGGTTGAGCTGGCGCGCGGAGCAACAATCCCGGTTATTAACGGCCTTACGGATCTGTCTCATCCATGCCAGGCGCTGGCGGATTACCAGACAATCCTCGAGCACAAAGGACGTCTTGAAGGGCTGAAGCTGGCTTACATCGGCGATGGCAACAATGTTGTTCACTCCCTGATGATGGGCGCTGCGAAGCTGGGCGTTGATATCTCCATCGCGACACCGGAAGGCTACGAGCCGGACGCGGATCTTCTGAAGCAATCGATCGACAACGCGAAGGAAACCGGCGCTCGCATTCACCTGTGCCGCGATCCGAAGGAAGCGATTGCCGATGCGGACGTGGTATACTCGGACGTTTGGGCGAGCATGGGTCAAGAGTCGGAGCAGAAGGATCGCGAGCTTGCTTTTGCCAACTTCCAGGTGAACGAAGCTTTGGCGAAATACGCGAAAAAGGATTACCTGTTCATGCACTGCCTGCCTGCACACCGCGGCGAGGAAGTAAGCGAAGGCGTTATCGACGGCCCTCATTCGATTATTTTCGACCAGGCGGAAAACCGTCTGCACGCGCAAAAAGCGATTATGGCAGCAATCATGTAG
- a CDS encoding YitT family protein → MDSKNNGVKISKRNRRPAGRKATRLDVFWSFFQVIIGSFVVALSFNLFLAPNGIASGGVSGISILVHKTLGITPAYTQWALNIPLFLAGLFLLGKRFALKTLLGTIVLPLFVLLTADWSPPTDNMLLAAIYGGIGVGIGLGIVFRGRASTGGLDLAAQILHRYTGIPLGLAVACFDGCVIAASGIFISPEAALYALIGLFVTSKTIDIIQSGIPLSKVAFIISDHADLLVNAILHDLDRGVTKLDAHGGYTNEKRQVLMVVVGQMEVAKLKQLVRAVDPGAFVIISNTAEVVGQGFKSE, encoded by the coding sequence ATGGACAGCAAGAATAACGGGGTAAAAATTTCAAAACGCAATCGACGGCCGGCAGGCAGGAAAGCAACGCGGCTTGATGTCTTCTGGAGCTTTTTTCAGGTTATTATTGGCTCGTTTGTAGTAGCGCTCAGCTTTAATCTTTTCCTTGCTCCGAATGGAATCGCTTCCGGCGGCGTATCGGGCATATCGATCCTTGTGCATAAAACGCTTGGCATCACGCCGGCTTATACCCAATGGGCGCTCAATATTCCGCTCTTCCTGGCGGGGTTGTTCCTGCTCGGCAAACGGTTTGCGCTCAAAACCCTGCTTGGCACCATCGTGCTTCCTTTATTCGTCCTGCTTACGGCAGACTGGTCGCCTCCTACCGACAATATGCTGCTTGCGGCAATCTATGGCGGCATTGGCGTAGGAATCGGGCTTGGCATCGTATTCCGCGGGCGGGCTTCAACCGGAGGGCTTGATTTGGCCGCGCAGATCCTGCACCGTTACACCGGCATTCCGCTTGGGCTTGCCGTGGCATGCTTTGACGGATGCGTGATTGCGGCGTCGGGTATTTTTATTTCTCCGGAGGCGGCTTTGTATGCCTTGATCGGACTGTTCGTAACCAGCAAGACGATTGATATTATTCAGAGCGGCATTCCGCTGTCGAAGGTTGCTTTTATTATCAGCGATCATGCCGATCTGCTTGTGAATGCGATCCTGCATGACCTGGACCGTGGAGTTACGAAGCTGGACGCGCATGGCGGCTACACGAACGAGAAGCGTCAGGTGCTGATGGTCGTTGTCGGGCAGATGGAAGTAGCCAAGCTTAAGCAGCTGGTAAGAGCGGTGGATCCCGGTGCTTTCGTCATCATTAGCAACACGGCGGAGGTTGTGGGGCAGGGTTTCAAATCGGAATAA
- a CDS encoding acetylornithine transaminase, whose amino-acid sequence MSETKVAAAPEQSLLPTYARYPIALVKGEGSWLWDDQGNKYLDFMSGIAVTNLGHAPQKVKEALMKQLDELWHVSNLFRIPNQEEAAHLITSNSSGDAVFFCNSGAEANEAAIKLARRYQQKVLNNGRYEIITFESSFHGRTLATLTATGQEKVKEGFAPLPEGFKYIPYNDIEALKAAISDKTAAVMLELIQAEGGIFPANQAFVDDLVKLCEENGILVIIDEIQTGMGRTGKLFAYEHYGIEPDIFTLAKGLGSGFPVGAAVAKEKLREAFGPGSHGSTFGGTPIATAAVKATVETIVGENLPQRAAEMGAYLMDELKKELAGNSFVKEVRGQGLIVGIECAEPIGSVLTAAQEQGLLVISAGPNVVRLLPNLLVTKEEIDQAVATLKQLLANAVKA is encoded by the coding sequence ATGAGCGAAACGAAAGTAGCGGCAGCGCCCGAGCAATCCTTGCTGCCAACGTATGCGAGATATCCAATCGCGCTTGTGAAGGGCGAAGGAAGCTGGCTTTGGGATGATCAAGGCAATAAATACCTCGATTTCATGAGCGGTATTGCCGTAACCAACCTTGGCCATGCGCCTCAAAAAGTAAAAGAAGCGTTGATGAAGCAGCTGGATGAGCTGTGGCATGTGTCCAACCTGTTCCGCATTCCGAATCAGGAAGAGGCAGCGCATCTGATCACTTCGAACAGCAGCGGCGATGCCGTCTTCTTCTGCAACTCCGGCGCGGAGGCGAATGAAGCAGCGATCAAGCTGGCTCGCCGCTACCAGCAGAAGGTGCTGAACAACGGAAGGTACGAAATTATTACGTTTGAATCCTCCTTCCACGGCCGTACGCTGGCAACCTTGACAGCTACCGGACAAGAGAAGGTGAAGGAAGGCTTTGCGCCTTTGCCGGAAGGTTTCAAATATATCCCTTATAACGATATCGAAGCTTTAAAAGCGGCGATCTCCGATAAAACAGCGGCAGTTATGCTCGAATTGATCCAAGCGGAAGGCGGTATCTTCCCGGCGAATCAGGCGTTTGTAGACGACTTGGTGAAGCTGTGCGAAGAGAACGGAATTCTGGTCATCATCGACGAGATCCAGACCGGTATGGGCCGTACGGGCAAATTGTTCGCATATGAGCATTACGGCATAGAGCCGGATATTTTCACGCTGGCAAAAGGTCTCGGAAGCGGGTTCCCGGTTGGCGCGGCGGTTGCGAAGGAAAAGCTTCGCGAAGCTTTTGGCCCGGGCAGCCACGGCTCTACCTTTGGCGGTACGCCGATTGCGACGGCAGCGGTAAAAGCAACGGTGGAGACGATTGTAGGCGAGAACCTGCCGCAGCGTGCGGCTGAGATGGGTGCTTATCTGATGGATGAGCTGAAGAAGGAACTCGCGGGCAATTCGTTCGTGAAGGAAGTTCGCGGCCAAGGTCTGATCGTTGGAATCGAATGCGCGGAACCGATTGGATCCGTTTTGACGGCGGCGCAAGAGCAAGGTTTGCTCGTCATCTCCGCAGGACCAAACGTTGTGCGTCTTCTGCCTAACCTTCTGGTGACGAAGGAAGAGATCGATCAGGCTGTGGCAACACTAAAGCAATTGCTGGCTAACGCGGTTAAAGCCTAA
- a CDS encoding cold-shock protein, with protein MQGKVKWFNAEKGYGFIETEQGGDVFVHFSAIQAEGFKTLEEGQAVEFDIVEGARGPQAANVVKL; from the coding sequence ATGCAAGGTAAAGTTAAATGGTTTAACGCAGAGAAAGGTTATGGATTTATCGAGACTGAACAAGGCGGCGACGTATTCGTTCATTTCTCCGCAATCCAAGCCGAAGGCTTCAAAACACTCGAAGAAGGCCAAGCGGTTGAATTCGACATCGTAGAAGGCGCTCGCGGTCCACAAGCTGCAAACGTAGTCAAACTGTAA
- the secA gene encoding preprotein translocase subunit SecA: MLGLVKKIFGDANEREVKRLTRTVEEINGLESKISPLSDDELRNKTEEFKARLEKGEEIDSILPEAFAVVREASKRTLGMRHFDVQLMGGMVLHEGKIAEMRTGEGKTLVATLPTYLNALQGKGVHVITVNDYLASRDSQIMAELYNFLGLTVGCNLHGLTHEEKQEAYACDITYGTNNEFGFDYLRDNMVLYKEQMVQRPLYYAIIDEVDSILVDEARTPLIISGQAQKSTELYYAADRFVTRLKQEEDYTVDIKLRNVTLTEAGVDKAEKAFGIENLFDHANVTLNHHVQQALKAHVIMRRDVDYVVNEDEVVIVDEFTGRLMAGRRYSDGLHQAIEAKEQLKVQNESMTLATITFQNYFRMYRKLSGMTGTAKTEEEEFKRIYGLEVIQIPTNRSLIRKDMQDVVYKSENGKFKAVVEEIVERHKNNQPVLVGTISIENSERLAEMLKKRGVAHKVLNAKFHAEEAEIISRAGQAGSVTIATNMAGRGTDILLGEGVHDVGGLHIIGTERHESRRIDNQLRGRAGRQGDPGSSQFYLSLEDELMRRFGAENIMGMMDRLGLEEDQPIESRLITRAVESAQKRVEGSNFDTRKVVLQYDDVMNQQREVIYKQRRDVLYSENIREIVMEMIVPVIEHVVEAHTEGDIPEEWELQEIADYANSNLLPDETFTKDDLWGKEKEDIIELIKGKVVAYYDEREAELGAETMREFEKVVVLRAVDSKWMDHIDAMDQLRQGIHLRAYGGTDPLREYQFEGFEMFKEMIYSIQEEVAKYIMKARVESNLERQEVAQGQTTTNSPAEAEKRPAKREERTGRNDLCPCGSGKKYKMCHGMGK; encoded by the coding sequence ATGCTCGGACTAGTGAAAAAAATATTCGGTGATGCGAACGAGCGCGAGGTCAAGCGTCTCACGCGTACGGTAGAAGAAATTAACGGACTTGAGTCCAAGATATCGCCGCTGTCAGACGATGAGCTGCGTAATAAAACGGAAGAGTTCAAGGCACGCCTTGAGAAAGGCGAGGAGATTGACTCGATTCTGCCGGAAGCTTTCGCGGTTGTGCGCGAAGCGTCGAAGCGTACGCTTGGCATGCGCCATTTTGACGTACAGCTGATGGGTGGTATGGTACTGCACGAAGGCAAGATCGCAGAGATGAGAACCGGTGAAGGTAAAACGCTCGTTGCGACGCTTCCTACTTATCTGAATGCACTGCAAGGCAAAGGCGTACACGTTATTACGGTCAACGATTACCTTGCATCACGCGACAGCCAGATCATGGCTGAGCTTTATAATTTCCTTGGACTGACTGTCGGCTGTAACTTGCACGGCTTGACGCATGAAGAGAAGCAAGAGGCTTATGCTTGCGATATTACTTACGGAACCAATAATGAGTTCGGCTTTGACTATTTGCGCGATAACATGGTGCTCTACAAAGAGCAAATGGTTCAACGCCCGCTTTATTATGCAATCATAGACGAAGTGGACTCCATCCTGGTCGATGAGGCGCGTACGCCGCTGATCATCTCCGGACAAGCACAAAAATCGACGGAGCTGTATTATGCCGCAGACCGTTTCGTTACCCGTTTGAAGCAGGAAGAAGACTACACGGTCGACATCAAGCTTCGCAATGTTACGCTGACGGAAGCTGGCGTTGACAAGGCGGAGAAAGCATTCGGCATCGAGAACTTATTCGATCACGCGAACGTAACGCTGAACCACCACGTGCAACAAGCGCTCAAAGCCCATGTTATTATGCGTCGTGACGTTGATTACGTAGTTAATGAGGACGAAGTCGTTATCGTTGACGAATTCACCGGCCGGCTTATGGCTGGCCGCCGATATAGCGATGGTCTGCACCAAGCAATTGAAGCGAAAGAGCAGCTGAAGGTTCAGAACGAGAGCATGACGCTTGCAACGATTACGTTCCAGAACTACTTCCGTATGTACCGCAAGCTGTCCGGCATGACCGGTACGGCGAAGACGGAGGAAGAAGAGTTCAAACGGATCTACGGTCTTGAAGTAATTCAAATTCCGACGAACCGCTCGCTTATTCGTAAAGATATGCAGGACGTGGTCTACAAATCCGAGAACGGCAAGTTTAAAGCCGTTGTGGAAGAGATTGTAGAACGTCATAAAAATAATCAGCCTGTGCTTGTTGGTACGATCTCGATCGAGAACTCCGAGAGATTAGCCGAAATGCTGAAAAAACGCGGTGTTGCGCATAAAGTGCTAAACGCGAAGTTCCACGCGGAAGAAGCGGAAATTATTTCCCGCGCGGGTCAAGCGGGTTCGGTTACGATCGCAACGAATATGGCGGGACGCGGTACGGACATTTTGCTCGGAGAAGGTGTTCACGATGTGGGCGGCTTGCACATTATCGGTACGGAGCGTCATGAGAGCCGTCGTATCGACAACCAGCTGCGCGGTCGTGCCGGACGTCAAGGCGACCCGGGTTCCTCGCAGTTCTACCTCTCCCTGGAGGATGAGCTGATGCGCCGCTTTGGCGCGGAGAACATCATGGGCATGATGGACCGTCTGGGTCTTGAAGAAGACCAGCCGATCGAGAGCCGCCTGATTACTCGTGCCGTTGAGTCCGCTCAGAAGCGCGTAGAGGGCAGCAACTTCGATACCCGTAAAGTCGTCCTGCAATATGACGATGTCATGAACCAGCAGCGTGAAGTTATATACAAGCAGCGCCGTGACGTATTGTACTCGGAGAACATCCGCGAGATCGTTATGGAAATGATCGTGCCGGTCATCGAGCATGTGGTTGAAGCCCATACGGAAGGCGATATTCCGGAAGAGTGGGAACTGCAGGAAATTGCGGATTACGCGAACTCGAACCTTCTCCCTGACGAGACCTTCACGAAGGACGATCTGTGGGGCAAAGAGAAGGAAGATATTATCGAGCTTATCAAGGGTAAGGTTGTTGCTTATTATGATGAGCGCGAGGCTGAGCTTGGCGCCGAAACGATGCGTGAATTCGAGAAGGTTGTCGTATTGCGCGCGGTAGACAGCAAATGGATGGATCACATCGATGCGATGGATCAGCTCCGTCAAGGTATCCACCTCCGTGCATACGGCGGTACGGATCCGCTTCGCGAGTACCAATTCGAAGGCTTCGAGATGTTTAAGGAAATGATCTACAGCATCCAGGAAGAAGTCGCGAAGTACATCATGAAGGCACGCGTGGAGAGCAACCTGGAGCGTCAAGAGGTCGCACAAGGCCAGACGACGACCAATAGCCCTGCAGAAGCGGAGAAACGCCCTGCGAAGCGCGAAGAGCGTACGGGACGCAACGACCTTTGCCCATGCGGCAGCGGCAAGAAGTACAAAATGTGCCATGGCATGGGTAAGTAA
- the argB gene encoding acetylglutamate kinase, translated as MAQRFVMKCGGSTLAALPDSFFGELRELQQSGVHPVIVHGGGPAISETLTKLGIETEFVNGLRKTNDAVLDVVEMVLAGRINKEIVRKIQTNGAKALGLSGVDGLLIQAKPVANTAEIGFVGDVTDVNAEVIEGVMAMGYMPVIAPIGIDASGQRYNINADTAAGAVASRLGAPQMIVVTDVPGIMRTVDGEKKVLPSVTVAEIEEMIASGEIYGGMIPKVRAAVQCIQGRVREVVIVSGEEPGVLSRAVREGGVGTRIVQE; from the coding sequence ATGGCACAACGTTTTGTAATGAAATGCGGCGGCAGCACGCTGGCGGCGCTTCCCGATTCCTTCTTCGGCGAGCTGCGTGAGCTTCAGCAGTCCGGCGTTCATCCGGTTATCGTCCATGGCGGCGGTCCGGCGATCTCCGAGACGCTGACGAAGCTTGGTATTGAGACGGAATTCGTAAACGGCCTGCGCAAGACCAATGACGCTGTACTCGACGTTGTCGAGATGGTGCTTGCGGGCCGAATCAATAAAGAAATTGTCCGCAAAATCCAGACAAACGGCGCGAAAGCGCTAGGCCTCTCCGGTGTAGACGGTTTGCTGATCCAAGCAAAGCCGGTAGCTAACACCGCGGAAATCGGTTTTGTCGGGGATGTAACGGATGTGAATGCGGAAGTGATTGAAGGCGTAATGGCTATGGGCTATATGCCGGTTATCGCTCCGATTGGGATTGATGCAAGCGGTCAGCGCTACAACATCAATGCGGATACGGCGGCAGGCGCCGTTGCTTCCCGTCTTGGCGCTCCGCAGATGATCGTCGTGACGGACGTACCGGGCATAATGCGTACGGTAGACGGCGAGAAGAAGGTACTGCCTTCCGTTACCGTAGCCGAGATCGAAGAGATGATTGCAAGCGGCGAGATTTACGGCGGCATGATTCCGAAGGTGCGCGCGGCGGTGCAATGCATTCAAGGACGCGTTCGCGAGGTTGTTATTGTCAGCGGCGAAGAGCCGGGTGTTCTTAGCCGGGCCGTGCGAGAAGGCGGCGTAGGCACAAGAATCGTACAGGAGTAG
- the argC gene encoding N-acetyl-gamma-glutamyl-phosphate reductase — protein MSEKLKVAIVGSTGYGGIELIRLLASHPLVEITSVISSSSAGMPIAEWFPHLTDIQTALLDDVDPQGIKAKADVVFTATPAGVAAKLAPQLLDAGLKVIDLSGDFRLQDTAVYEEWYKKTPADEHYLKQALYALPEINGDKVQGASFISNPGCFVTSALLGLVPAVKAGWIDPATIIIDSKSGVSGAGRGASLGTHYSELNENFKAYKVNQHQHVPEIEMVLSEAAGQEVVTTFTPHLVPMTRGILSTMYATVKGEHNAADFIELYKQSYEGRQFVRIRKEGVLPQTKEVWGSNYCDIAFNYDARTGRITIISVIDNLVKGASGQAIQNLNLMMGWDEGLGLQFVPVYP, from the coding sequence ATGAGCGAGAAATTGAAGGTTGCGATCGTTGGCTCTACCGGCTATGGCGGTATTGAGCTTATTCGTTTGTTGGCTAGCCACCCGTTGGTGGAGATTACGTCGGTTATTTCCTCGTCCAGCGCGGGGATGCCGATTGCGGAATGGTTCCCGCATTTGACGGACATTCAGACGGCTTTGCTTGATGACGTGGATCCGCAAGGGATCAAAGCGAAGGCTGACGTCGTCTTTACGGCAACTCCGGCAGGAGTTGCGGCTAAGCTTGCTCCGCAGCTGCTGGATGCAGGCCTGAAGGTTATTGACCTGTCCGGCGATTTCCGTCTGCAGGATACGGCTGTATACGAGGAATGGTATAAAAAAACACCGGCGGATGAGCACTACCTGAAGCAGGCTCTTTATGCTCTCCCTGAGATTAACGGCGACAAAGTGCAAGGTGCTTCGTTTATTTCCAACCCGGGCTGTTTCGTAACGTCCGCGCTGCTTGGTCTTGTTCCTGCCGTGAAGGCAGGCTGGATTGATCCGGCGACGATTATTATCGATTCGAAATCGGGCGTGTCCGGCGCAGGCCGCGGCGCAAGCCTTGGCACGCATTACTCCGAGCTGAACGAGAACTTCAAAGCATACAAGGTAAATCAGCATCAGCATGTCCCTGAAATCGAGATGGTGCTGTCGGAAGCAGCTGGCCAGGAGGTAGTGACAACGTTCACGCCGCATCTAGTGCCAATGACGAGAGGGATCCTGTCGACCATGTACGCTACGGTGAAGGGCGAGCATAACGCCGCTGATTTTATTGAACTCTATAAGCAATCCTATGAAGGCCGCCAATTCGTCCGTATCCGCAAGGAAGGCGTTCTGCCGCAGACGAAGGAAGTTTGGGGCTCCAATTATTGCGATATTGCTTTTAACTACGATGCGAGAACGGGCCGCATTACGATTATTTCGGTCATTGATAACCTTGTTAAAGGCGCGTCGGGACAAGCGATTCAGAACCTCAACCTGATGATGGGCTGGGATGAAGGCCTTGGTCTGCAGTTCGTGCCGGTATATCCGTGA
- the hpf gene encoding ribosome hibernation-promoting factor, HPF/YfiA family, whose translation MKYIIRGHRIQVTEALREYAVKKISRLEKYFEAPASETTVTLSVTKGKHAVEVTIPLVGVMLRAEDKSEDMYSSIDVVVDKLERQIRKHKTKMNRKFRHESGVKALFKEGLSQTAVSVMDEEDELELVRTKRFMLKPMDVEEAILQMNMVGHNFFVFSNIDNKEVNVVYKRSDGKYGLIEQE comes from the coding sequence ATGAAATACATCATTCGAGGTCATCGTATTCAAGTGACAGAAGCTTTACGAGAGTATGCTGTGAAGAAGATCAGTCGATTGGAAAAGTATTTTGAAGCTCCTGCCTCCGAAACAACCGTCACGTTGTCTGTTACCAAAGGCAAACATGCGGTGGAAGTAACAATCCCGCTGGTCGGCGTTATGCTGAGGGCGGAAGATAAGAGTGAGGACATGTATTCCTCCATTGATGTTGTGGTGGACAAACTGGAACGTCAAATTCGCAAACATAAGACTAAGATGAACCGTAAGTTCAGGCATGAAAGCGGCGTAAAAGCTCTGTTCAAGGAAGGCCTCAGCCAGACAGCCGTATCCGTTATGGATGAGGAAGATGAACTTGAGCTCGTTCGGACGAAGCGCTTCATGCTGAAGCCGATGGACGTTGAGGAAGCCATTTTGCAAATGAACATGGTAGGACATAACTTCTTTGTATTCTCCAATATTGATAATAAGGAAGTGAATGTTGTTTATAAACGCAGCGACGGGAAATATGGGCTGATCGAGCAAGAATAA
- the prfB gene encoding peptide chain release factor 2 (programmed frameshift), whose product MIETNVKQDLREVAKRLQELRGSLDLDLKLEHIANFEEKMTAPDFWDDNTKAQGIISELNAIKSVVEHYERLNADCEDLQTLIELADEESDDSLEAEVIGGIASLNEKVNGFELQLLLNQPYDKLNAILELHPGAGGTESQDWAQMLYRMYTRWAEKRGFKVEVLDYLDGDEAGIKSVTIAVKGYNAYGYLKAEKGVHRLVRISPFDSSGRRHTSFVSCDVVPEITEDIEVEIRTEDLKVDTYRASGAGGQHVNKTESAIRITHIPTGIVVACQQERSQIQNRERAMNMLRSKLYERKIEEQQKHLAEIRGEQSDIAWGSQIRSYVFHPYSMVKDHRTSVETGNVGAVMDGDLDAFIDGYLRSQIRHD is encoded by the exons ATGATAGAAACAAACGTGAAACAGGATTTGCGTGAAGTGGCGAAGCGGCTCCAAGAACTCAGGGGGTCTCTT GACTTAGATCTGAAGCTGGAGCATATCGCAAACTTTGAGGAGAAAATGACTGCCCCGGATTTCTGGGACGATAATACGAAAGCGCAGGGCATTATCTCGGAGCTGAATGCGATTAAGTCGGTCGTTGAGCATTATGAACGGCTGAATGCGGATTGCGAAGATCTACAGACATTGATTGAACTGGCTGATGAAGAAAGCGATGATTCGCTGGAGGCTGAAGTCATTGGAGGCATTGCTTCCCTGAACGAAAAGGTAAATGGCTTTGAATTGCAGCTGCTGCTGAATCAGCCTTACGATAAGCTGAATGCGATTCTCGAGCTTCATCCGGGTGCGGGAGGTACCGAGTCGCAGGACTGGGCGCAAATGCTGTACCGGATGTATACGCGCTGGGCCGAGAAGCGTGGTTTCAAGGTTGAGGTGCTGGATTATTTGGACGGCGATGAAGCGGGCATTAAGAGCGTAACGATAGCGGTCAAAGGTTATAATGCCTACGGCTATCTGAAAGCGGAGAAAGGCGTGCACCGTCTGGTTCGCATCTCGCCGTTCGACTCGTCCGGCCGCAGACATACCTCATTCGTATCCTGCGATGTGGTACCGGAGATTACGGAAGATATTGAAGTGGAGATCCGTACCGAGGATCTCAAGGTCGATACGTACCGCGCAAGCGGCGCCGGCGGCCAGCACGTCAACAAGACGGAATCTGCAATCCGGATTACGCATATTCCGACAGGGATTGTCGTAGCCTGCCAGCAGGAACGTTCTCAGATTCAGAACCGCGAGCGTGCGATGAACATGCTCCGTTCGAAGCTTTATGAACGCAAGATCGAAGAGCAGCAAAAGCATCTCGCCGAAATTCGCGGCGAGCAGTCGGATATCGCATGGGGCAGCCAGATTCGTTCGTACGTTTTCCATCCGTACAGCATGGTGAAGGATCACCGGACTTCGGTGGAAACAGGCAACGTTGGCGCTGTGATGGACGGCGACTTGGATGCATTTATCGACGGCTATTTGCGCAGTCAGATCCGTCACGACTAA
- the argJ gene encoding bifunctional ornithine acetyltransferase/N-acetylglutamate synthase gives MGQVQQAKALYSVVSDGSITTPKGFRAGGLHCGLKKTTRHDLGAIVCEVPAASAGVYTTNVFQAAPIKVTRESIESDGFLRAVIVNSGNANAVTGKQGEDDAYEMRSRFAESIGVSADQVAVASTGVIGENLKMDKVRAGIDALPAKLENDRDAADGFCQAILTTDLVQKMVCVSVEIDGQTVHIAGAAKGSGMIHPNMATMLGFVTTDAAIGSVALQTLLREATNYTFNMITVDGDTSTNDMLVAMASGLAGNSELTSEHEGWAAFSAGLRYVCEVLAKAIARDGEGATKLVEVQVHGAVNDEAANAIAKTVIGSSLVKSAVFGADANWGRIIAAVGRAGQPVNPDTVDVRIGDIVTLEGSRPVAFDEDAALEYLKGDTVVIRVDLHMDNGTATAWGCDLTYDYVRINAAYRT, from the coding sequence ATGGGACAGGTGCAACAAGCTAAAGCGCTGTATTCGGTCGTCTCGGACGGATCGATTACGACTCCTAAAGGATTCAGAGCCGGTGGTCTCCACTGCGGCCTGAAGAAGACAACCCGCCATGATCTTGGCGCAATCGTATGCGAAGTACCGGCGGCATCCGCTGGCGTCTATACCACTAACGTGTTCCAGGCTGCGCCAATCAAGGTGACGCGCGAGAGCATTGAATCGGATGGCTTCCTGCGCGCCGTTATCGTGAACAGCGGCAATGCCAACGCTGTAACGGGCAAGCAAGGCGAAGACGATGCTTACGAGATGCGTTCGCGCTTTGCCGAGTCTATTGGCGTGTCTGCAGATCAGGTTGCGGTCGCTTCGACGGGCGTTATCGGCGAGAATCTGAAGATGGATAAGGTACGTGCGGGTATCGACGCGCTTCCAGCCAAGCTGGAGAATGACCGCGATGCAGCGGACGGCTTCTGTCAAGCGATCCTGACCACGGACCTTGTGCAAAAAATGGTATGCGTCTCGGTTGAGATCGACGGCCAGACGGTACATATTGCCGGCGCGGCCAAAGGCTCCGGCATGATTCATCCGAACATGGCTACTATGCTTGGCTTTGTGACTACGGATGCGGCAATCGGAAGCGTTGCGCTTCAAACGCTGCTTCGCGAAGCGACAAACTATACGTTTAATATGATTACGGTTGACGGCGATACAAGCACCAACGATATGCTGGTAGCCATGGCGAGCGGTCTTGCCGGCAACAGCGAACTGACTTCGGAGCATGAAGGCTGGGCGGCTTTCTCGGCAGGTCTTCGTTATGTATGCGAAGTGCTGGCAAAAGCGATTGCCCGCGACGGAGAAGGCGCAACAAAGTTGGTTGAAGTGCAAGTGCACGGCGCTGTGAACGACGAAGCTGCTAATGCGATTGCGAAGACGGTTATCGGCTCCTCCCTGGTGAAGTCCGCGGTATTTGGCGCTGACGCGAACTGGGGCCGGATTATTGCCGCGGTGGGCCGCGCTGGCCAGCCGGTGAACCCGGATACGGTAGACGTGCGCATCGGCGATATCGTGACTCTCGAAGGCTCCCGTCCGGTTGCTTTTGACGAAGATGCGGCACTCGAATACTTGAAGGGCGATACGGTAGTGATCCGCGTCGACCTGCATATGGACAATGGCACGGCAACGGCTTGGGGCTGTGACCTGACTTACGATTATGTCCGCATTAACGCGGCATACCGTACGTAA